Proteins from a genomic interval of Cucumis melo cultivar AY chromosome 7, USDA_Cmelo_AY_1.0, whole genome shotgun sequence:
- the LOC127150281 gene encoding uncharacterized protein LOC127150281 codes for MGRLWRAGKSRLVKQIRDAPTKDAILKLMPDNLQSVDDWMDFVSEKTSATFKLKSEKYKAMKKKQLPHTCSRKGYARLAEEMRKSSSDPSLVTRVALWTKAHKRKDGQPVNSQVAETLERIEQTEAETTVSTTNVVDDALSKVLGPDRGHVRGFGFGVTRSKLSLLSHQDHKYKVLEKEYLKMKEEMVEMKTMKDEMIEMKALMLSYLKKQTEPSEELSNATASVLKRLNIPPMPSPSSINNNSQTKCKLLDWYGSGEIVAEGRWSSNDPTAMVHHIPIGPHAIRVWIDVAKKPNAYLWRPTSEMTCIEEALGSTVAWPSDKVIISE; via the exons ATGGGTAGATTATGGAGGGCTGGAAAATCTCGTTTAGTAAAACAAATTCGAGATGCCCCAACAAAGGATGCAATTTTGAAGCTAATGCCTGATAATTTACAATCTGTAGATGATTGGATGGATTTTGTGAGTGAGAAGACTAGTGCAACCTTCAAG TTGAAAAGTGAAAAGTACAAAGCCATGAAGAAAAAACAACTCCCACATACATGTAGTAGAAAAGGGTATGCTCGCTTGGCCGAAGAGATG AGAAAAAGTAGTTCGGATCCATCTTTGGTCACAAGGGTTGCATTATGGACTAAAGCTCACAAAAGGAAGGATGGACAACCGGTGAATTCACAAGTTGCTGAGACACTT GAGCGTATTGAACAAACTGAGGCTGAGACGACAGTTTCAACAACAAACGTGGTTGATGATGCTTTAAGTAAAGTTCTTGGCCCCGATCGTGGTCATGTAAGAGGATTTGGGTTTGGTGTGACTCGTTCAAAACTATCTCTTTTGTCTCACCAAGATCACAAGTATAAGGttcttgaaaaagaatatttgaagATGAAGGAAGAAATGGTAGAAATGAAAACAATGAAAGATGAAATGATCGAAATGAAAGCACTTATGTTATCTTATTTAAAGAAACag ACTGAACCAAGTGAGGAACTTTCAAATGCTACTGCAAGTGTGCTTAAGCGACTAAATATTCCTCCAATGCCTTCTCCATCg AGTATCAATAACAACAGTCAAACTAAGTGCAAGTTATTAGATTGGTATGGCTCGGGAGAGATTGTTGCTGAAGGAAGATGGTCTTCTAATGATCCAACTGCTATGGTCCATCATATTCCTATTGGTCCACATGCAATTAGAGTATGGATTGATGTAGCAAAGAAACCAAACGCATATTTGTGGAGGCCAACATCAGAAATGACATGTATTGAAGAAGCTTTGGGAAGTACAGTTGCATGGCCATCTGATAAAGTGATCATTA GTGAATGA